Proteins encoded in a region of the Marinococcus sp. PL1-022 genome:
- a CDS encoding 2-isopropylmalate synthase, with product MKNINVFDTTLRDGEQTPGVNLNFEEKLQIAKQLERLGVDIIEAGFPAASKGDLRSVKEIADTVKNSSVTGLSRALTSDIDACWEALKGGAEPRIHVFLATSPIHREHKLHMTQEQVIETAVKAVRYAKERFSKVQFSAEDACRTELPFLAEVVEAVIDAGADVVNLPDTVGFIMPEEIRSMFRYIKNEVPNADKAVLSAHCHDDLGMATANSLAAVEGGAEQVECTINAVGERAGNASLEEIAVALHIRNDFYGKSTNITLNEIKRTSSLVSSLMGMQVPNNKAVVGDNAFAHESGIHQDGVLKETSTYEIITPELVGVEANRMVLGKLSGRHAFKEKIISLGYNATEEEINKVFKSFKELADKKKEITNEDIFALMADEKAGDAMKYYSLETLQVTYGTSNIPTATVTVLDQAGERIENAGTGSGSVEALYNTLEKIVGEGFTLQDYRIQSTTGGRDALAEVFVRLAFEETESSGRGTDNDVLEASAKAYINAVNRVLNQRRAENQPKVANISTP from the coding sequence GTGAAAAACATTAACGTTTTCGATACGACGCTTCGAGATGGAGAGCAGACGCCGGGCGTCAACCTGAACTTTGAAGAAAAGCTTCAAATTGCGAAACAGCTCGAACGTCTGGGTGTTGATATTATTGAAGCGGGGTTTCCAGCCGCTTCTAAAGGCGATCTTCGTTCTGTGAAGGAAATTGCGGATACTGTCAAAAACAGTTCAGTAACCGGGCTGTCCCGCGCCCTGACTTCTGATATCGATGCCTGCTGGGAAGCGTTAAAGGGAGGGGCAGAGCCAAGAATCCACGTATTTTTGGCCACGTCCCCGATCCATCGTGAGCATAAGCTCCACATGACTCAGGAACAGGTGATTGAGACAGCAGTTAAAGCGGTACGCTATGCAAAAGAGCGTTTTTCCAAGGTCCAGTTTTCAGCAGAGGACGCCTGCCGGACAGAGCTTCCATTTCTGGCGGAAGTGGTCGAAGCAGTCATTGACGCCGGAGCAGATGTAGTAAACCTGCCGGACACGGTCGGATTTATCATGCCGGAGGAGATCCGCAGCATGTTCCGCTATATTAAAAACGAAGTGCCAAACGCAGATAAAGCTGTACTGTCGGCTCACTGTCATGACGATCTCGGCATGGCGACTGCCAATTCTCTGGCCGCTGTCGAAGGTGGCGCGGAGCAGGTGGAATGTACAATTAACGCTGTCGGGGAACGTGCCGGTAATGCTTCTTTGGAAGAAATTGCTGTAGCTCTTCATATCCGGAATGATTTTTACGGTAAATCCACTAACATTACGCTGAACGAAATTAAACGGACAAGCAGTCTTGTCAGTTCACTCATGGGTATGCAGGTGCCAAACAATAAAGCCGTGGTCGGCGACAACGCATTTGCCCATGAATCCGGTATTCATCAGGATGGCGTACTGAAAGAAACATCCACGTATGAAATTATTACGCCGGAGCTCGTCGGTGTAGAAGCGAACCGGATGGTACTTGGTAAGCTTTCCGGACGTCATGCCTTTAAAGAAAAGATTATTTCTCTCGGCTATAACGCGACCGAAGAAGAGATCAATAAAGTGTTCAAATCCTTTAAAGAACTCGCAGATAAGAAAAAAGAAATTACAAATGAAGATATTTTTGCATTAATGGCCGATGAAAAAGCCGGTGATGCAATGAAGTATTATTCTCTTGAAACACTGCAGGTGACGTACGGGACGTCAAATATTCCGACGGCTACGGTTACAGTGCTGGACCAGGCAGGAGAGCGTATTGAAAACGCGGGTACTGGTTCTGGAAGCGTGGAGGCCCTTTACAACACGCTTGAAAAAATTGTAGGGGAAGGCTTCACGCTCCAGGATTACCGTATCCAGTCCACTACCGGCGGCCGTGATGCGCTGGCAGAAGTATTCGTGCGGCTGGCATTTGAGGAAACGGAATCCAGTGGACGCGGAACGGATAACGACGTACTTGAAGCTTCCGCAAAAGCTTATATTAACGCCGTGAACCGTGTGTTAAACCAGCGTCGTGCAGAAAACCAGCCTAAAGTAGCAAATATATCCACGCCATAA
- the leuC gene encoding 3-isopropylmalate dehydratase large subunit, protein MKPRTIIDKIWNEHAVRAETGKPNLMYVDLHMVHEVTSPQAFEGLRLSGRPVRRPDLTFATMDHNVPTLNRESITDAISKKQIDTLFDNCKEFGVELADIHSPNNGIVHIIGPELGLTQPGKTIVCGDSHTSTHGAFGALAFGIGTSEVEHVLATQTLWQSPPKTMEVHVDGRLGTGVTAKDIILSIIAKFGVDFGSGYVLEYTGEAIRGLTMEERMTICNMSIEAGARAGLISPDQVTFDYLKDRRFVPEGAEFDEKVEQWRQLATDDGAEYDEHVVIPADEIEPMVTWGTNPSQGVGIHGTVPYPEDGKSATEKKVIKTSLDYMALEPGTKITDIHVQHVFLGSCTNARIGDLREAAKIIRGNKVAEGIRAMVVPGSQQVKMQAEEEGLDQVFKEAGFEWRDSGCSMCLGMNPDFVPEGERCASTSNRNFEGRQGKGARTHLVSPAMAAGAAIYGHFVDVRKLDQTVSS, encoded by the coding sequence ATGAAGCCGAGAACAATCATTGATAAGATTTGGAATGAACACGCTGTTCGTGCCGAAACAGGCAAACCGAATTTAATGTATGTTGATCTTCATATGGTCCACGAAGTCACGTCCCCGCAGGCATTTGAAGGCCTTCGGCTGAGCGGGCGTCCAGTGAGGCGCCCGGACCTGACCTTTGCGACAATGGACCATAACGTACCAACGCTGAACCGGGAGTCTATTACCGATGCCATATCGAAAAAACAGATTGATACGCTGTTTGACAACTGCAAGGAATTTGGAGTGGAGCTTGCTGACATTCACAGTCCGAACAATGGTATTGTCCACATTATCGGCCCGGAGCTCGGGCTGACCCAGCCGGGGAAAACGATCGTGTGCGGCGACAGCCATACGTCCACCCACGGAGCTTTTGGTGCCCTTGCCTTTGGTATCGGTACAAGTGAAGTGGAACACGTTCTTGCCACCCAGACGCTTTGGCAGTCTCCTCCAAAAACGATGGAGGTGCATGTGGATGGAAGACTGGGCACCGGAGTTACAGCCAAGGACATTATTTTGTCGATCATCGCTAAATTCGGCGTTGATTTTGGCAGCGGCTATGTACTGGAATATACCGGTGAGGCAATTCGCGGTCTGACGATGGAAGAGCGGATGACAATTTGTAACATGTCTATCGAAGCCGGAGCACGTGCCGGCCTGATCAGTCCGGATCAGGTGACGTTCGATTACTTGAAAGACCGCCGGTTTGTACCGGAGGGTGCAGAATTTGATGAAAAAGTCGAACAGTGGCGTCAGCTTGCTACAGATGATGGGGCCGAATATGACGAACACGTAGTGATCCCCGCAGACGAAATCGAACCGATGGTAACGTGGGGAACCAACCCGTCCCAGGGTGTAGGTATTCACGGTACAGTTCCTTATCCGGAAGACGGGAAAAGTGCTACGGAGAAAAAAGTGATCAAAACATCGCTTGATTACATGGCTCTGGAGCCGGGCACGAAAATCACAGATATTCATGTGCAGCATGTGTTTCTTGGCTCCTGTACCAACGCGCGTATCGGGGACCTTCGTGAAGCTGCTAAAATTATCCGCGGCAACAAAGTAGCGGAAGGGATCCGCGCGATGGTCGTGCCGGGCTCCCAGCAGGTAAAAATGCAGGCAGAGGAAGAAGGACTCGACCAGGTATTTAAGGAAGCTGGATTTGAGTGGAGGGACTCCGGGTGCAGCATGTGCCTCGGCATGAATCCTGATTTTGTACCTGAGGGAGAGCGCTGTGCCTCCACGTCCAACAGAAACTTTGAAGGCCGGCAGGGAAAAGGTGCAAGAACGCACCTGGTCAGTCCGGCTATGGCAGCAGGGGCTGCTATTTACGGACACTTTGTAGATGTACGAAAATTGGATCAGACAGTTTCTTCATAA
- the ilvB gene encoding acetolactate synthase large subunit, producing MNTRVREVKGRELKDENQEMSGSSMLIQALARENVDTIFGYPGGAILPTYDEIYRTGIRHILSRHEQGAIHAAEGYARVSGKPGVCVVTSGPGATNVVTGIADAMIDSLPLVVVTGQVATSVIGTDAFQEADILGITMPITKHNFQARSVEDLPRIIREAFHIATTGRPGPVVIDLPKDVSIASGMFHYDDEPNLPGYQPTYTPNKLQIRKLAEAVTKAKRPVILSGAGILHAGASPELLEFVEQQQIPVASTLLGLGGFPGTHELALGMAGMHGTYAANMALHEADLLINIGARFDDRVTGNLEHFAPQATVAHIDVDPAEIGKIIETHIPVVGDAKEALRLLNEVNPKPGESVRWRMKVDEWQQEFPLWYKEGSEYIKPQKLTELVYEKTNGEAIITTDVGQHQMWAAQYYKFDHPNAWVTSGGLGTMGFGFPAAIGAQFAEPDRQVVAILGDAGFQMTMQELSILQELNLPVKVLLVNNASLGMVRQWQQLFYEERYSNSLFPIQPDFVKMAEAYDIKGYKITDENEVAGVLEEAFNYNGPVLIDCRVHEEENVYPMIAPGQGHHQMEGVKP from the coding sequence ATGAACACAAGAGTGAGAGAAGTAAAAGGGCGTGAATTGAAAGACGAAAACCAGGAAATGAGTGGCTCAAGCATGCTGATCCAGGCTTTGGCCCGGGAAAATGTAGATACCATTTTCGGCTATCCCGGCGGAGCTATTCTTCCAACGTATGATGAAATCTACCGTACCGGTATCCGCCATATCCTCTCCCGGCATGAGCAGGGCGCTATTCATGCAGCAGAGGGGTACGCAAGAGTTTCAGGGAAGCCCGGTGTGTGTGTAGTAACATCAGGCCCTGGAGCTACAAATGTGGTAACCGGCATTGCCGACGCCATGATTGACTCTCTTCCTCTTGTGGTTGTGACTGGCCAGGTAGCAACATCGGTAATCGGTACGGATGCTTTCCAGGAAGCGGATATTCTGGGTATCACGATGCCGATCACAAAGCACAATTTTCAGGCGCGGTCGGTGGAAGACCTTCCGCGAATCATCCGGGAAGCATTCCATATTGCCACTACCGGACGTCCGGGACCGGTCGTAATTGACCTTCCTAAAGACGTATCCATTGCCTCCGGAATGTTTCATTACGATGATGAGCCGAACCTTCCCGGATATCAGCCGACATATACGCCAAACAAGCTTCAGATCCGCAAGCTTGCTGAAGCGGTAACGAAAGCGAAGCGCCCGGTTATTCTGTCAGGAGCAGGCATTCTGCATGCCGGCGCTTCTCCGGAACTGCTTGAATTTGTCGAACAGCAGCAGATCCCGGTTGCCTCTACACTTCTTGGGCTTGGCGGGTTTCCCGGCACTCATGAACTGGCACTCGGCATGGCGGGTATGCATGGGACGTACGCAGCCAATATGGCCCTCCATGAAGCCGACCTGCTTATCAATATAGGCGCCCGCTTCGACGACCGTGTCACCGGTAATTTGGAACACTTTGCCCCGCAGGCAACAGTTGCCCATATTGACGTTGATCCGGCAGAAATAGGTAAAATCATTGAAACGCATATTCCGGTTGTGGGAGACGCCAAAGAAGCATTGCGCCTGTTAAACGAAGTGAATCCGAAGCCGGGCGAAAGCGTGCGCTGGAGAATGAAAGTGGACGAATGGCAGCAGGAGTTTCCGCTCTGGTACAAGGAAGGCTCTGAGTATATTAAACCGCAGAAGCTTACAGAGCTTGTTTACGAAAAAACCAACGGTGAAGCAATTATCACGACAGATGTCGGTCAGCACCAAATGTGGGCTGCCCAGTACTACAAATTCGATCATCCGAACGCCTGGGTGACAAGCGGCGGTCTCGGAACGATGGGCTTTGGTTTTCCGGCTGCTATCGGTGCCCAGTTTGCCGAACCGGATCGTCAGGTAGTGGCTATTCTTGGAGATGCCGGCTTCCAGATGACAATGCAGGAGCTTTCCATTCTGCAGGAGCTGAATCTTCCGGTAAAGGTGCTTCTGGTCAACAACGCATCGCTCGGTATGGTCCGCCAGTGGCAGCAGCTTTTCTATGAAGAGCGGTATTCCAACTCCCTGTTTCCAATCCAGCCGGATTTCGTGAAGATGGCGGAAGCGTATGATATTAAAGGATATAAAATTACCGACGAAAATGAAGTGGCAGGAGTGCTTGAAGAAGCATTCAACTACAACGGCCCGGTGCTTATTGACTGCAGAGTACACGAAGAAGAAAACGTGTATCCGATGATCGCTCCCGGACAGGGGCACCATCAAATGGAAGGAGTGAAACCATGA
- the leuD gene encoding 3-isopropylmalate dehydratase small subunit — protein MEALTVHEGNTAVLERANVDTDQIIPKQFLKRVERTGFGQFLFFDWRFKSNGEEDPSFELNYPSAANASILIADHNFGSGSSREHAPWALQDYGFRVIIAPSYSDIFYNNCVKNGILPVRLPEDQVYELMKNGNVKEYHLTVDLQNQQISDKDADFEATFEIDPYWKEMLLNGWDEISITLQYEKDIEAYEKRVKV, from the coding sequence ATGGAAGCACTCACAGTGCACGAAGGAAATACGGCAGTACTTGAACGGGCAAACGTGGACACAGACCAAATTATCCCGAAACAGTTTTTAAAACGCGTTGAACGTACCGGGTTCGGCCAGTTTTTATTTTTTGACTGGCGCTTCAAGTCGAATGGGGAAGAAGATCCTTCCTTTGAGCTGAATTATCCATCAGCAGCCAATGCTTCAATTTTGATTGCCGACCATAATTTTGGTTCAGGCTCTTCAAGGGAACACGCCCCATGGGCATTGCAGGACTACGGGTTTCGCGTTATTATTGCTCCCAGTTATTCGGATATTTTTTACAATAACTGCGTCAAAAACGGGATACTGCCGGTACGGCTGCCCGAAGATCAGGTTTATGAACTGATGAAGAATGGGAATGTTAAAGAATACCACTTGACAGTAGATTTACAAAATCAGCAAATCTCTGATAAAGATGCGGATTTCGAGGCAACATTTGAGATAGATCCCTATTGGAAGGAAATGCTGTTAAACGGATGGGATGAAATTAGTATTACGCTTCAATATGAAAAAGATATCGAAGCGTATGAAAAACGGGTCAAAGTTTAA
- the ilvN gene encoding acetolactate synthase small subunit, whose product MRRTITATVNNTTGVMNRITGLFARRHFNIESITVGMTENPEVSRMTFVVNVSDQRGLDQVIKQLNKQVDVLKVRDITDEAIVARELAMIKVMTGSGQRGEISDLIAPFRATVIDVGRESVTIQVTGDTPKVEALIDLLRPYGIKEMARTGVTAFQRATKKSSDQTRYSIIN is encoded by the coding sequence ATGAGGCGGACCATTACAGCGACAGTAAACAACACAACAGGAGTGATGAACCGCATTACCGGTCTCTTTGCCCGCCGTCATTTCAATATCGAAAGCATCACAGTCGGAATGACGGAAAACCCGGAAGTGTCTAGAATGACATTTGTGGTCAATGTGAGCGACCAGCGGGGGCTCGACCAGGTCATCAAGCAGCTGAATAAGCAGGTGGATGTATTAAAAGTCCGTGATATTACCGATGAAGCGATTGTAGCCAGAGAGCTTGCGATGATTAAAGTCATGACAGGCTCCGGCCAGCGTGGAGAAATATCGGATTTAATTGCACCGTTCCGGGCTACAGTTATCGATGTGGGCAGAGAGAGTGTCACGATTCAAGTGACCGGAGACACACCAAAGGTGGAAGCACTCATCGATCTGTTAAGGCCTTACGGCATTAAAGAAATGGCCCGCACGGGTGTAACAGCCTTTCAACGGGCAACGAAAAAAAGCAGTGATCAAACCAGGTATTCCATTATTAATTAA
- the leuB gene encoding 3-isopropylmalate dehydrogenase, with amino-acid sequence MEKKIAILPGDGIGREVVEAAVQVLKQIETSFNHSFTFEYADIGGGAVDDYGDPLPAHTLDICKKSDAILLGAVGGPAWDHLPGEKRPEKGLLRIRKELGLFANLRPVRSFKSLLHSSPLREEVIDGVDVMIVRELTGGLYFGEPRERRIIDGEEAAVDTLVYKKSEIRRIVQQAFEIARLRTRKVISVDKANVLESSRLWRETAEEAAKDYPDVELEHMLVDNAAMQIMYDPKKLDVIVTENMFGDILSDEASMLTGSLGMLPSASMGSEKPALYEPVHGSAPDIAGQGTANPLATIASSAMMLKYSFELQRESDAVEEAIEQVLLEGLLPADLSRDKTSAASTEEVTKAVCSHIARLAGKY; translated from the coding sequence ATGGAAAAAAAGATTGCGATCCTGCCCGGTGACGGTATCGGACGGGAAGTAGTAGAGGCAGCAGTACAGGTGCTCAAGCAGATTGAAACATCGTTTAACCATTCATTTACATTTGAATATGCAGATATTGGCGGAGGAGCAGTGGATGATTACGGTGATCCGCTCCCTGCTCATACGCTCGATATTTGTAAAAAAAGCGACGCCATTCTGCTTGGTGCAGTCGGAGGCCCGGCGTGGGACCACCTTCCGGGAGAAAAGCGCCCGGAAAAAGGACTGCTGCGCATTCGCAAAGAGTTAGGACTGTTTGCCAATCTGCGCCCGGTCCGCAGTTTCAAAAGCTTGCTGCACAGTTCACCCCTGCGTGAAGAAGTGATTGACGGAGTCGATGTAATGATTGTCCGGGAATTAACCGGAGGGCTTTATTTCGGGGAGCCAAGAGAACGACGGATAATCGACGGCGAAGAAGCAGCGGTGGACACCTTGGTTTATAAAAAATCAGAAATCCGGAGAATTGTTCAGCAGGCCTTTGAAATTGCCCGTTTACGCACGCGAAAAGTAATATCAGTCGATAAAGCGAATGTTCTTGAATCCAGCCGCCTGTGGCGGGAAACAGCTGAAGAAGCAGCCAAAGACTACCCGGATGTGGAGCTTGAGCATATGCTCGTGGATAACGCGGCCATGCAGATTATGTATGATCCGAAAAAGCTCGACGTCATCGTTACGGAAAATATGTTCGGGGATATTTTAAGCGATGAAGCATCGATGCTGACAGGATCGCTCGGTATGCTGCCATCTGCAAGTATGGGCAGTGAAAAGCCTGCTTTGTATGAGCCGGTCCACGGATCGGCCCCTGACATCGCCGGACAGGGGACAGCGAATCCTCTGGCCACGATCGCTTCGAGTGCAATGATGCTGAAATATTCCTTTGAGCTCCAGCGGGAATCAGATGCAGTGGAGGAAGCGATTGAGCAGGTCCTCTTAGAGGGACTGCTTCCGGCAGACTTAAGCAGGGATAAAACATCTGCGGCCTCAACAGAAGAAGTTACAAAAGCCGTATGCAGTCACATTGCACGACTGGCAGGAAAATATTAA
- the ilvC gene encoding ketol-acid reductoisomerase: MAKVFYNNDVNEAALQEKTVAIVGYGSQGHAHAQNLRESGVHVIIGLRKGKSWDKASEDGFEVYSVKEASAKADVIMILLPDEYQPAIYTEEIKPELKAGKAIAFAHGFNIHFSQIVPPEDVDVFMVAPKGPGHIVRRTFEQGAGVPALYAVYQDASGNATNSALAYAKQIGAGRAGILETSFQEETETDLFGEQAVLCGGTSALVKAGFETLVEAGYQPEIAYFECLHELKLIVDLMYEGGLEGMRYSISDTAQWGDFQAGPRIVTEDTKQAMKGILTDIQTGRFAKGWIAENQANRPEFNATNARERNHLVEQVGRELREMMPFVNPNSKGV, translated from the coding sequence ATGGCAAAGGTATTTTATAACAACGATGTAAATGAGGCAGCACTACAGGAGAAAACAGTAGCAATCGTAGGGTATGGCTCACAGGGCCACGCCCACGCACAAAACCTGAGGGAAAGCGGCGTTCACGTTATCATTGGGCTCCGTAAAGGAAAGTCTTGGGACAAGGCCTCGGAGGATGGATTTGAAGTATATTCTGTAAAAGAAGCGTCGGCGAAAGCAGACGTTATCATGATCCTGCTTCCGGATGAGTATCAGCCGGCGATTTACACAGAAGAAATCAAGCCGGAGCTTAAAGCTGGAAAAGCGATTGCATTTGCGCATGGCTTTAATATTCATTTCAGCCAGATTGTGCCGCCGGAAGACGTGGACGTATTCATGGTAGCACCGAAAGGGCCGGGACATATTGTGCGTCGGACATTTGAACAGGGCGCCGGAGTACCTGCTCTGTATGCTGTGTATCAGGATGCAAGTGGAAACGCCACAAACTCTGCGCTTGCTTATGCAAAACAAATCGGTGCGGGACGTGCCGGAATTCTGGAAACATCGTTCCAGGAAGAGACCGAAACGGACCTTTTCGGAGAGCAGGCTGTTCTTTGCGGCGGAACGTCCGCACTTGTTAAAGCCGGATTTGAAACGCTTGTTGAAGCCGGGTATCAGCCGGAGATTGCATATTTTGAGTGCCTGCACGAACTGAAACTGATCGTCGATCTGATGTATGAAGGCGGCCTTGAAGGCATGCGCTATTCCATTTCAGACACGGCTCAGTGGGGAGATTTTCAGGCTGGACCGCGCATCGTAACGGAAGATACCAAACAGGCGATGAAAGGTATTCTGACCGATATTCAAACCGGCCGTTTTGCTAAAGGATGGATTGCAGAAAACCAGGCGAACCGTCCAGAGTTCAACGCTACCAATGCCCGTGAGAGAAATCACCTCGTTGAGCAGGTGGGCCGCGAACTCCGCGAAATGATGCCGTTTGTTAACCCAAATTCCAAGGGAGTGTAA